The Sulfuricaulis sp. DNA segment GATAGGGCTGGCTCATAAAGTTGCCGAGGCGCGCCACTGTGCCTACCACGACGAACTGACTGGCCTGCCCTCGCGCCGCTTGCTGCTGGATCGGCTCAATCAGGCGATGGTTCAAGCGGCACGGCAGCAGAAACAGGTGGCGTTAATATTGCTCGATCTGGACGGATTCAAGGAAATCAATGAAAAATACGGCCAAGCGGCCGGAGACAAAATCCTGCGGCAAGTGGCGCAACGCCTGGTCGCGTGCATACGCAGCACGGATACAGCCTGTCGCTATGAGGGAGACGAATTCGTCATTATGCTGCCGGAAATCGACGCCAGGGAAAGCGCTGCTGAAATGGCGGAGAAAATCCGCGCGCGTCTGGCGCCGCCTTATGTCGTCAACGAGCAGTCCATGACCGTCACGGCGAGTACCGGCATGGCGGTCTATCGAGGCGATGGACAAAGTTACATCGACCTGATCAAGCAG contains these protein-coding regions:
- a CDS encoding GGDEF domain-containing protein, with protein sequence MRQQRVNHVPEGITPNDSRRPSPSGLKPSPDWPHQAISELTELKRSLAASQQQSESTHRQIEALAKTNACLREELIGLAHKVAEARHCAYHDELTGLPSRRLLLDRLNQAMVQAARQQKQVALILLDLDGFKEINEKYGQAAGDKILRQVAQRLVACIRSTDTACRYEGDEFVIMLPEIDARESAAEMAEKIRARLAPPYVVNEQSMTVTASTGMAVYRGDGQSYIDLIKQADVAMCLAKVHVNSPSFQQVMQN